CGACGGCATTGTCGATTAAGCACATAGCGCAGATGTACTGCGTAAACGGCAAGTGTTTTGCTGACTTATACCGCAATAAGCTGAGCGGCTACGCCCAGTGGTGCGAGAGAGAACTCGGCAGTGGGATTTACTTCAACGCCGTCAACATCGGGCCGTACATGAGCCTTGACGAGACGTGTCTGAGCAACGGCGAGGTATGGACATTCCTCACCAATAAGGACGGGCACGGCGGCAGTGGTACACTTGCCGCTGCAATCCCGGGCACAAAAAGCGACGAGATCATCTCCATACTCATCGGAGCGATGGGCAAGACCCTGAGACGAAAAGTCAGGGAGGTCACATGCGATCTGTCGTCCTCGATGATGCTGATAGCCGCCGAGGTATTCTACAACGCCCACGTCGTTAACGACCGCTTCCATGTGCAGCAGGTCTATAACGAGGCTGTCGACGAAATTCGCATAGACATCCGCCGACAGCTCATTGCCGAAGACAACAGCCGTGACAAATCAGAGCCTCCAATTACATATTCCAACGGCGAGACCATGCGCCAGATCCTTGCCCGCAGCAAGCACACCCTGATGATGTCGCAGAACAAATGGACTGACATACAGCGTCATCGCGCAAACATTCTGTTCAGACACTATCCGATACTGAAAGCTGCATACCATCTGGCTATGGAACTGCGCCAAATCTTCAACGCAAAGATATCACCCACCAAAGCAATGGGTCGGATGAACAAGTGGTATGAAAAAGTAATGGCATTGGGCAACAACAACTTCCGCTCTGTCATCAGGACGTTCAAGAACCACGCCCCGACTATCCTCAATTATTTCCGACGTCGCGCAACTAATGCCTCGGCCGAAGCATTCAACTCCAAAGTCAAAATCTTCCGTTCGCAGATGCGAGGGGTCCGTGACCATGATTTCTTTATCTTCCGACTCGTCAAGCTATACGCCTGAATCTTTAACACTCTATTCTAATTGTTTTAACAAATGCACCGGAATTTCGGCTTGTGCCCACCAAGCTGAATCTTACGGCGCATGGCTGATCCATCGGTATGGTGGTTGTGTGCTTTGATAGTATATAAAAAGAATACTCGAACAAGATCTTTTTAGATGCTTATTCGAGTGTTGTGGGTTTTAAGATGCTGATAATTAGCACTTATTGCGGAAAGAGAGGGATTCGAACCCCCGGAGGTGTGACCCTCAACGGTTTTCAAGACCGCCGCAATCGACCACTCTGCCATCTTTCCTTTGTGGTTTGCGTGTGCAAAGTTAGGTATTTTTATTTTACTGTGCAAGTAATTTGCGGAATTTTTTAAGTGTATTCTGTAATATTTTTATTTTTATGGTTAAATATCGGTTTTATGCGAAATTCTTCGTATTTTTGTGTGTTTTATATAACCTCTTCAAAGTCCTACTTCTAAGATCGGTAAAAGAATTATGCTTTATTCAATGACAGGATTCGGAAAGTCAGTAAAAGAGTTTCCGGGCAAAAAGATTACAATCGAGATCAAATCGCTTAATTCCAAGCAGGCCGATATTGCTACGCGTATCCCTGCATCGTTGCGTCAGCGCGAGCTTGATATGCGCAATGTGATTGCCGAAAAGCTTGTGAGGGGCAAGATTGATTTATCGGTTTCTATCGAATCGAGGAGCGGAGATGTGTCGCAGCGGTTCAATATCCCTGTCATGAAGGCTTATAAGGCACAGATCCAGCAGGCCGCCGCTGAACTTGGCATTCCGGAACCTGAATCAGATTGGTTCAGTATGCTTATGCGGTTTCCGGATGTGCTTCATGTCGAGTCGGTCGCTGATGCTGACGAATCGGAGGTGAATGCCACTATGGAAGCTCTTAAGGAGGCTATTGAGGCATTGTGTTCTTACCGTCGGGTCGAGGGTGAGAAGCTTGAGGCTTTCTTCACTGTGCGGGTCAACCGTATCGCGGAGCTTCTTGGCCAGATATCGAAGTATGAGGGTGAGCGTGCCGCTCGTGTGAGGGCACGTATGGAAGAGGGTCTGACCAAGCTGAGCGGGATTGATTATGACCGGTCTCGTCTGGAGCAGGAGATGTTCTTCTATATAGAGAAGTTCGATATTAATGAGGAGAAACAGAGGCTGGCACAGCACCTTACATATTTCATCGACACGATGAAGGCTCCTGGAGCCCAGGGCAAGAAGCTCGGGTTCATAACCCAGGAGATAGGTCGGGAGATCAATACGCTCGGATCCAAAAGCAATCATTCCGATATGCAAAGGCTCGTTGTCCAGATGAAGGATGAGCTTGAGCAAATGAAGGAGCAGGTTCTCAATGTTCTCTGAATATCATGTTGTCTAATATGGAAAAAGGCAAGATCATAATAATCTCGGCTCCGTCGGGTTGTGGCAAGTCGACAATAATCAACGCCCTTCTTAAGCGAGGTGAGATAGACATGCAGTTCTCTGTGTCAGCTACCAACCGTCCTCCGCGCGATGGGGAGGTCCATGGAGTGAATTATTATTTCCTCACCGACGATGATTTCAAGAAAGCTATTTCACAAGGCGATTTCGTGGAATATGAGGAGGTGTATCCGGGGAGATATTACGGAACTCTTAAGAGTGAGATTGCCCGCATAGTGGATGGCGGTCACAATGTGGTGCTTGATATAGATGTCAAGGGCGGAGTGAATGTGAAGAGAATGTATGGCGATGAGGCTGTGAGCGTATTCATACAGCCGCCGTCGGTCGAGGCTCTTCGCTCACGTCTTGTGGGGCGTGGCACCGAGACTGAGGATGCGATAGAGCAGCGTGTGGCGCGTGCCGAGTTCGAGATAGGATACGCTCCTCAGTTTGATCACACTGTGGTCAACGATGACCTCACCGAAGCTATAGAGAATGTGTCGAAAATCTTAAAAGAGTTCACCTGCCGATGAGGATAGGAGTGTTCGGAGGGTCGTTCAACCCTGTTCATATAGGTCATGTGATGCTCGCCAGCTACCTCAAGCAGTTTGAGGGTTTTGATGAGGTGTGGCTAATGCTCTCTCCGCTCAATCCCTTGAAGGCTAATTCAACAGAGCTTATCCCTGATGTGACGCGTCTGAAGATGCTCGACATAGCTCTCAAAGGCGCAGAAGGCATAAAGGTGAGTGACATAGAGCTGTCTATGCCTAGGCCATCCTATACGATAAATACACTGCGCTATCTTGCCAAGAGATATCCGCGCCATACATTCAAGCTGATAATAGGGTCGGACAACTGGAAGATATTCTCGCAATGGAAGGACAGTGAGGCTATCATCAGGGATTTCGGAGTGGTGGTTTATCCTCGTCCCGGATATCCTGTCGGCACCATTTACGATGATGATGTCGAAGTGGTCAAGGCCCCTATGGCAGATGTGTCGAGCTCGTTCATACGCAATGCAATAGCACGAGGCAAGGACATGAACTATTTTCTCCCTTCAGGGGTCTACGATTATATCAAGACATTCAATCTATATATCCCCAAACCGTTATCTGGAAATGCAGTTAAGCCCTAATTCATTGGCGTTTGTAGCGTTGGGCAATGAGTATTGTGCCGCAATCGAAAACGCCTCCCAGTCCGATCCGCAAGCGTTCATAGCTGAGATGGTGAGGTTGCTTCCGCGTATCTACATCACAGCTTCCGACCTTAAGCCGGCACCGTCTCTTGACGAGGAGCCGCCGTATATCGACAGCTATCTTGACGAGTATCATTATGAGTCACTCCGTTCCGCTATAGAGGGTATGCTCGGTCAGGATGATGTGTACCTTGAGGTGTTTGAGGAGGATATGAAATATTCTGACACGCCGATCCGGGCAAGCATTTCGGAGGGGCTGTGCGATATATTCCAGGTGCTTTACAACTTTGTATCGTCGGTCCGTGATGCCGCCGAGTCGCAGATCAATGATGCGCTCATTGCTGTAAGCGAGGACTTCGCGTCGTTTTGGTCACAGAAAGTTGTGAATCTCATGCGTCCCCTCAACCATATCCGTTACAACTCGGATGAAGATGACGACATGTTCTGAACAGGTTGTTGAAAATTCTAAACTTATATATATATAAAGATGTCAATTATAAAACCAGGTACACCTGTAGCGTTTTGCAGTGACCATGCAGGCTACGAAATGAAAATGCTCTTGGAGGGCTACTTCGAGGCGCAGGAGATTGAGTACAAGGACTTCGGCACATTCTCGGCTGAAAGTTGCGATTATGCCGATTATGCCCATCCATGTGCGCAGGCAATAGAAGAGGGTATGTGCTATCCGGCTATTGCGTTGTGCGGCTCAGGCAACGGCATAGGGATAACACTTAATAAACATCAGGGAATACGTGCGGCAATATGCTGGAATGTTGAGCTTGCCGAGCTTGCCCGCCGTCATAATGATGCCAATGTACTTGTGCTCCCGGCACGTTTCATTGACAATGTGACAGCCATCAGTATAGTTGAAAAATTTCTTGAGTCTCCGTTTGACGGCGGACGCCATCAGCGTAGAGTGGAAAAGATACCTTTGAAATAAAGTTCCTCAGGGATTACAGCATCAGGACAGGAGGGCTTTGCAATAGACGATGCGACCATAGGTTTAAGATATCTATGTGTCCTTGTCGTCAGGCAAGCCCTCCTGTCCTGATGCTGTTTTTGTTTCGTTCAGTCGTGAGGCATGGCTGAGGCTATTGCTTTTCGGCTCTCTTCCATAAGTGTGTTGAGGTCATGGCCTCCGGGTGTAGGCGGTATGGGTTTATGTATGGTGAGCCTTATGTGCCCGGGACGCGGAAGCAGCCTGAATCGTGGAAGCACATCAAATGCTCCATCAATTGTCACAGGGACTACCGGCATATTGAACTCTACGGCGAGCATATATGCCCCTTTTTTGAATTTTCGCATCTTGCCGTCCCAGGTGCGGGCCCCTTCGGGGAACACTACGAGCGACATTCCTCCGCTCAATTGTTTCTCTGCCTCCTGCATTGTGCGTCGGGTGGCACTTACGGATGAGTTGTCAACGAATATCTGTCCCGAAGCCTTGCATCCCCACCCAACGAACGGGATCCTACGCAGGCTTTCCTTCATCATCCACCGGAAATTATGTCCGAGGTAGCCGAAAAGTGAGAATATGTCATAAGCACCCTGATGGTTGGCGACGAACACGTATGAGGTGTCTTTGTCGATGTTTTCATGTCCGCTCGCGGTCACTCTGACGAATGCCAGCCAGCAGAATATGCGTCCCCAAAGCACTTCGGGATAATAGCCCCACCATTGTCCGGCTCCAAGAGCGGAACCTATCACTGTGAAAATGGCGGTGATAATGGTCGAGGCCACTATCAGCGGGCAGAAAATCAGAATCTGGTATATTCGGTAGAGTATTATCATTGTATCGTGTGGGATACTGCGTCGTGAAGGACTGGGTTGTATAAGTTGATTTCGAGTGCAAAAATACGTAAAAATATTTTCACTGTCAGTGATATTCGACATAAATACGGAAAAATTTCTTTAAATATTGTGTGGGACGTGGATTTACACTATCTTTGTGGTGAAAATCCCCTGAGGTAAAGAGAACACACTCGGCAAATTATTAACTAATCAATAAATATTTAATTTTTACTCAACACTACTATGTGGTTAACATGTTCATCTATAGGGCGCAAGCTTGTGATGGCAGTCACCGGAGCTTGCCTTGTCCTATTTGTCACGTTTCACTGCCTGATGAATGGTGTCGCGCTGTTCTGGCCTATGGGCTATAATGCTGTGTGCGAATTTCTCGGAGCCAACTGGTACGCTCTTGTAGCATCCATGGGGCTTGCAGCTCTCTTTGTCATTCACATCCTCTACGCTCTTTGGCTCACGCTTCAGAACCGTCGTGCACGTGGTAATGACCAGTATGCCATTGCCGGTGCTGCTCCCGGAGTGGAATGGTCGTCCAAGAATATGCTTGTGCTCGGCATTGTTGTGGTCGCATTCCTTGTGGTTCACCTCATCCAGTTCTGGGCAAAGATGCAGCTTGCTGAGATTCTTGAGGAGGAATACATGTATAATGGTGTATATGTGCATCCTGCCGATGGTATAGCATTCATCAACATCGCGTTCTCACAGGTATGGACCCCCATTGTCTACATCATAGGCTTTGTGGCACTGTGGTTCCATATGAATCACGGTTTCTGGTCCATGTTCCAGACCGCAGGCTGGGACAATGACACCTGGCTCCCCCGCCTCAAGAGCATCAGCTTCTGGTGGACATCCATCGTCGTAGGTCTCTTCATCATTCAGGCCGTAGTGTTCACTGTGCGTGCCATGTAATGTGAGTTACAGCGAGAACTAATATTTTCCCGAATTAAAAAAATAACATTACCAGATATGGCAGATATAAAGAACCTTGAGGGGATGATTGATTCTACCCCCATCATGAATGATTATGCCGACATCGAGTCCTCAAAGCTCCCTGAATATCAGATAGATTCCAAGATCCCCGAAGGACCTCTCGCCCAGAAGTGGACCAACTATAAGGCTCATCAGAAACTTGTCAATCCCGCAAATAAGCGCAACCTTGACATCATCGTTGTAGGTACAGGCCTTGCAGGTGCATCCGCAGCATCGACCCTTGGCGAACTTGGCTTCAATGTGCTGAACTTCTGCATTCAGGATTCACCTCGCCGTGCTCACTCCATCGCAGCTCAGGGTGGTATCAATGCCGCTAAGGATTATCAGAACGACGGCGACTCAGTGTACCGTCTCTTCTACGATACCATTAAGGGTGGTGACTTCCGTTCACGCGAGGCAAATGTATACCGTCTTGCCGAAGTCTCCAACAATATTATAGACCAGTGCGTTGCTCAGGGTGTTCCTTTTGCACGTGAGTACGGCGGTCTCCTTGCCAACCGTTCTTTCGGTGGCGCACAGGTGTCACGTACATTCTATGCCAAGGGTCAGACCGGTCAGCAGCTTCTGCTCGGAGCTTATGCTTCACTCAACCGCCAGATCAAGAAAGGCACAGTGAAGTCATTCAACCGTCGCGAGATGCTTGATCTCGTAATCATCGACGGCCGTGCCCGCGGTATCATCGTGCGCAACCTCATCACAGGCGAGCTGGAGCGTTACGCCGCTCATGCCGTAGTGCTCGCTACCGGCGGATACGGACGTGCTTTCTTCCTTTCCACAAATGCTATGGGCTGCAACGGTTCTGCCGCAGTTCAGGCATTTAAGAAGGGTGCCTACCTTGCCAACCTTGCATTCACTCAGATCCACCCCACATGTATCCCTGTGCATGGTGAGGACCAGTCCAAGCTTACACTTATGAGCGAGTCGCTCCGTAACGACGGCCGTATCTGGGTGCCCAAAAAGAAAGAGGATGCCGAGGCTATCCGTGCAGGCAAGAAGAAGCCTACCGATATACCCGATGAGGACCGCGACTTCTATCTGGAGCGTCGCTATCCTGCGTTCGGCAACCTCTGTCCTCGTGACATCGCCAGCCGTGCAGCCAAGGAGCGTTGCGACGCTGGCTACGGTGTAGGTTCCGGAAATGCTGTTTACCTTGACTTCAAGTATGCTATCGAGCGTCTTGGCGAGGATGTGGTACGTGACCGTTACGGCAACCTTTTCGATATGTACCAGATGATTTCTGATGACGATCCCTACCACACCCCGATGATGATCTTCCCTGCAAGCCACTATACAATGGGTGGTATCTGGGTTGACTACGAGCTCCAGACATCAGTGAAGGGTCTTTTCGCTATCGGCGAATGTAACTTCTCTGACCATGGTGCCAACCGTCTTGGTGCATCGGCTCTCATGCAGGGTCTTGCCGACGGTTACTTCGTGATACCTTACACCATGCAGAATTATCTCAGCGATCAGATCAAGGTGCCTCACTTCACTACCGACACCAAGGAGTTTGACGAAGCTGAGAAGGCTGTGCGCGAGCGCATACAGAAGCTTATGAACATCAAGGGCACCAAGTCCCCTGACCAGATCCACAAGCGTCTCGGACATGTGATGTGGGATCTCGTAGGTATGGGACGTACACTCAAGAGTCTCGTAAAGGCTCTTGAAGAGGTAGAAGAAGTGCGTAAGGAATTCTATACCGATCTGCGCATCGTAGGCAATGCCGACGATCTCAATCAGGAACTTGAGAAGGCATTGCGTCTTGAGGACTTCCTCGTGATAGCCAAAATGATGGCGATCGACGCTCTCAACCGTAACGAATCGTGCGGAGCACATTTCCGTGAGGAGTATCAGCTCGCTGACGGTGAGGCTGCACGTAACGACAAGGACTATATGTACGTGTCCTGCTGGAAGTACACCGGCGAAAATGAGAAGCCTGTCCTCCTCAAAGAGCCCCTCAACTACACCGAAATCAAGGTTCAGACCCGTAACTACAAGTCATAATCAATCCCCCGATTTTTTATCTGAAGCAAAATGGAACATAATATAAATGTAAACCTCAAGATTTGGCGCCAGCGTAGCCCGAAAGAACCGGGGGCGTTCAAGAACTACCGTGTGGAGAACGTCTCCACCGGAAGCAGCTTCCTCGAAATGCTCGATATGCTCAACCAGCAGCTCGTAGAGAAGGGTGAGGAGCCTGTGGTATTTGACAGCGATTGCCGCGAGGGTATCTGCGGTATGTGCTCTCTTTATATCAACGGACATCCCCATGGTCCGGTACAGGGCATAACCACCTGTCAGCTCCACATGCGTAAGTTCAACAACGAGGACACCATCACCATCGAACCGTGGCGTTCTGCCGCATTCCCTGTGATACGCGACCTTATGGTCAACCGTAATGCCTTTGACCAGATACAGCAGGCAGGAGGTTACGTGTCGTTCAATTGTGGCGGAGCTCCCGATGCCAACAATCTCCCCATATCCAAGGAGGTTGCCGATATAGCAATGGACTCTGCTACATGTATCGGTTGCGGTGCATGTGTTGCAGCTTGCAAGAATGGTTCTGCAATGCTCTTCGTCAGTGCCAAGGTAAGCCAGTTTGCCCTTCTTCCCCAAGGTCAGGTTGAGCGTGCCCGCCGTGCCCGCGCCATGGTCAGCAAGATGGACGAGCTTGGCTTCGGCAACTGTACCAACACCGGAGCTTGTGCGGCTGAGTGTCCCAAGAACATCTCGCTCAGCAACATCGCCCGCCTCAACCGCGAGTTCATCAAGGCAAAGTGTGCCGATTGATCTGACTATAGAGAGTTGATAGCGGTATAGTGGCGGAGACATCCGTCCGGCAACAGCTCTCAGTCATTATTTATAAAAGGAACAGCAGAATATATATTCGTTCTGCTGTTCCTTTTTCGTGTTATGCACATTAAGTGGGATTTAAGTACTGAGAAACTATTGCTTCCCTATTAAATTTGCATTATAGAGCATGTTTTATAAGAATCTGTAATATTTGTTCGTAATTATTTGGTTTAATGATTCATAACACGTATATTTGCGAAAGACGTCATTATCACATTTTCATTCATATTCATTAATGTAATCCAAACCTGTTTATTCCTCTGATAAATGTACTGCCATGAAAAGATGTAATTTAATAGCCAATATATGCTGCATTGTTTATGGCAGGTGTTGTCGGGTGGTGTATGCATGTCCGATTTGCAAATTGGAATATCCCGATGCGGTTGATTATAACAAAGCGGAGATAAGATGGTAGTAAGATTTCTGTTAAGTCTTGTATGCCTGCTCTTTGTAGCCTGTGCGGGGAGGAATGGCAGTGGTGGTGAGATGTCTGATTCCGGATTGCATTTTCCTGACTCTATGGATGTCAAGTGGACTTATGTGACCGGTGACGATATGATGCCTAATCCAAGATGTTTTGCCGTGGATGACTCCTGTGTCTATGTGCTTGGTGATGCAGGGGGACGTAGCCTGTTTGTGTATAACATAACCACAGGAGAAGAGATGGGCAGCTACATTGACCGTCGGTCGCATATAGGAGAGCTGACGAATCCATACGGATTGAGCATTGACAGAAGTACTGGTGATTTCGGTGTGTTCAATTTAGGTATGACTGACAGGTTTCTTGTGAGATATTCACCTGAATATGAACCTAAAGTACTATATAGAGTGGATTCTGTTTTCCCGATTAATGATATCGTGCTTGCTCCTGACGATCGTGTCATAGCAGTGTCATTGGTATATGAGAACGGGGAGCCAACAGGACGTCAGGCTGTGAGCCTGCTTGATGTAGCGGACGGTGTTACTCTGATAGGTTCGTGTGATGAATTATTACCGGTAATACCAAAAGGATTGGGTAGGGAGATCAGTGTGTCGGGTTCCGGAAAAAGAGTGGCATCAATAATTCGGAATTCGGGATTTTTGGAGACGTATGAGATAACAGGCGATAGCATATTGCGTACATCTCACAACAACTATTTTCCCATAGAGGTGTCTGACGACGGTATCGCTCATGTGAATCATAATATACAATATGGTTTCAGATGTGTTGCCGTCTCGGATGATTATGTATATGCTGTATATAGCGAATCTAAGGCTGAGGGTGATCCGGTCACTACTGTAGGAGTGTGGGACTGGAATGGTAATCCGGTCAAGAAGATCAAGACCGATAAGAATGTTTCTGATATATGTGTGTCACCCGACGGTTCACGGCTTTATTGCACGTCAAAATTCAGGAGTTCGATATGCACTATTAATTACATAGATTTATAATAATTGCCATAGGTGAGAAATGAGTATCACCTATGGCATAAAAATATAATGTCATGAAAACATATCCCCTACATACTGCGAGACTGTTCATATTACTCATCGTATCGTTAGTGGCTGTCATGGCTTTCGCCGAAGAGAAGCCTTTGACTCTGTATGGCAGAATTAAGGAATCGGTGTTCAAGAACGACTTGCCTGAAGCATGGGTATACACAATTGATGAGAACGGTAACCGCAAGGATTCTCTGACGGTATGGAACAAGAGCAATTCGATGTTCAGTGACGGTGTTATAAATGATTTTGCCCGTATTTCATTCCTCGTGGAAAGGAAGGATTCGGTGTATGTTTTTGAGGTGGGATGTGAAGGATATACACCCCGGACTGTTGTATATAAGGTGGAGAATGTAGGCGATCGTGAGGATACGAGAAATATTCCTGACATATATCTCGACCGTGCTCCCCACAAGCTGCGTGAGGTCGAGGTCACAGCCTCAAAGATCAAATTCTATCACCGTGGCGACACCATAGTGTACAATGCCGATGCATTTCAGCTCGCCGATGGATCGATGCTTGATGCTCTCATATCGCAACTGCCTGGTGTGGAGCTCAGTGATAACGGACGGATCACTGTCAACGGTGAGTTTGTGGAGTCATTATTGCTCAATGGCAAACATTTCTTTGACGGCAACAATAATATAATGCTTCAGAATATAGGAGCTTATACGGTTAAGAATGTTGAGGTGTATCGCGGGCATTCGTTGATGGAGAAGTTTCACGATAATCTTAATGCTCCCAAGCGTCTCACAATGGATGTGAAGCTCAAAAAGGAGTATTCGATTGGGTGGATAGCGAATGCACAGGCTGGTTATGGCACAGAGTCACGTTTCATGGGCAGACTGTTTTCCGCATGGTTCACATCGTCAACCGAGGTAGTGTTTCTTGGTAACATCAATAATCTGAATGACAACCGTGAGCCGGGTAAGAATAGCTCATGGACCCCTGAGCAGATGCCTTCCGGCACGCGCAGGTATCAGCTTGCCGGGCTCAATTATCAGCATAGGGTACCGTCGGGTAACAGATTTGCCAGAGGTAACATTACATATGAGGGAAATAGACTCAACAGCAGTACTGTGACCGACAGAACAAATTTCTTCTCTACAGGTAATACCTACGACTATAGTAGTGCCGGTGACAGATATAAGGATTTCAAGGTCCGTACCAACCATTCATTCGGACGTAAATTTAATGGAGTAAGCATCTCGGCAGATGTCGCCGGAAGCTATTCTCGTACAGACAATACGTCATCGAGCCTGTCGGCCACATTTGACAGTGAGCAGTCTGGAATGTCGTTGCAGGCACTTGAAGCTGTATATGCCACCGGATTGTCTGAACAGCTGTCCTCCATTATCAATCGTTCCAGGCAACTCAATAACGGACTGAACAAGGCAGGCAGCGTCAACGGAGGCGCAATGCTTTCGTATAAAATACCTCAAAGTCCTGACCGGATATATGCCCAGATGGCGGTAAGCTACAGTTCCCGCAAATCGGAGGCATGGCATGATATAAACGTAAATTATAGTGATAATTCCATAGCGGGTATCAGACAGAGAAATTACACTTACGGATCGCCTGACAGTGACTTTACACTGCGTGCCGGCACAGGTTACAATTGGAGAAAAGGTATGCTGTCAGGTGCGGTGAAGTACGATTATAATTTCCATAACCGTGACAGAGACTCTTACATGTATGCCCTGGAGCGTCTTGGTGATGATATGGGCGTGTATGGGGAACTTCCGGCGGGTTATCAGTCATGTCTTGATGCAGGCAACAGCTATACTTCGCGGCTTTGTGAGAACAAGCATACATTGTCGCTTGAATTAATGTATCTCGGCAAATTGTCCAATGGCAATTCCTTGCAGATCAGATTTGAGCCTAATGTCGGTGTGCTCCATAGCAATCTGCATTATTTCAGTGACAATAAGGCATATCCGG
The sequence above is drawn from the Duncaniella freteri genome and encodes:
- a CDS encoding BF3164 family lipoprotein, which produces MVVRFLLSLVCLLFVACAGRNGSGGEMSDSGLHFPDSMDVKWTYVTGDDMMPNPRCFAVDDSCVYVLGDAGGRSLFVYNITTGEEMGSYIDRRSHIGELTNPYGLSIDRSTGDFGVFNLGMTDRFLVRYSPEYEPKVLYRVDSVFPINDIVLAPDDRVIAVSLVYENGEPTGRQAVSLLDVADGVTLIGSCDELLPVIPKGLGREISVSGSGKRVASIIRNSGFLETYEITGDSILRTSHNNYFPIEVSDDGIAHVNHNIQYGFRCVAVSDDYVYAVYSESKAEGDPVTTVGVWDWNGNPVKKIKTDKNVSDICVSPDGSRLYCTSKFRSSICTINYIDL
- a CDS encoding outer membrane beta-barrel protein, which produces MKTYPLHTARLFILLIVSLVAVMAFAEEKPLTLYGRIKESVFKNDLPEAWVYTIDENGNRKDSLTVWNKSNSMFSDGVINDFARISFLVERKDSVYVFEVGCEGYTPRTVVYKVENVGDREDTRNIPDIYLDRAPHKLREVEVTASKIKFYHRGDTIVYNADAFQLADGSMLDALISQLPGVELSDNGRITVNGEFVESLLLNGKHFFDGNNNIMLQNIGAYTVKNVEVYRGHSLMEKFHDNLNAPKRLTMDVKLKKEYSIGWIANAQAGYGTESRFMGRLFSAWFTSSTEVVFLGNINNLNDNREPGKNSSWTPEQMPSGTRRYQLAGLNYQHRVPSGNRFARGNITYEGNRLNSSTVTDRTNFFSTGNTYDYSSAGDRYKDFKVRTNHSFGRKFNGVSISADVAGSYSRTDNTSSSLSATFDSEQSGMSLQALEAVYATGLSEQLSSIINRSRQLNNGLNKAGSVNGGAMLSYKIPQSPDRIYAQMAVSYSSRKSEAWHDINVNYSDNSIAGIRQRNYTYGSPDSDFTLRAGTGYNWRKGMLSGAVKYDYNFHNRDRDSYMYALERLGDDMGVYGELPAGYQSCLDAGNSYTSRLCENKHTLSLELMYLGKLSNGNSLQIRFEPNVGVLHSNLHYFSDNKAYPVSRTSALFSIADLGGSIRYQWGGPAKKSAMQILTLKYGLDTGTPDLLHLVDVTNTSDPLNISVGNPDLKNSHTYKMGLFYMISPKNYMSNTVTVDFSVTDNALVRGYYYDKTTGVRYNKTYNVSGNNSLKAENVFNLQFGRRKQFTLSSATVAGNIHSVDMVGTDGMEPAPSKVDTRTLSENIRVSWQIGKHSLSLNGVVSDRRTTSSRDGFNDINATHYNYGVTGSFALPAGFGISTDFRLYTRRGYGMRQLDTTDAVWNARATYTPRGGRWVFTLDGFDLLRRLNNIHYAVTATGRTVTYTNTLPRYILFSVQYRLNIQPKK